GAGTTGTTCGCCTGGACACcggccgacatgccgggcatagaccccAAAGTCATGTCACATCACCTAGCCGTCAAAGCGGAAGCCCGCCCGGTGGCTCAGAGGAGGAGAAAGATGTCGCGCGAGAGGGCAGAGGAGGTGGCCAGGCAGACGACCAACCTCCTTGAAGCGGGCTTCATACGGGAACTAGACTACTCGACCTGGCTCTCGAACGTAGTGCTAGTAAAGAAGCACAAcggtaaatggagaatgtgcgtagACTACTCCGACCTCAATAAGGCATGCCCTAAGGACTGTTTCCCCCTCCCCAACATAGATGCCCTCGTCGACGCGGCGGCGGGCTACCGATATCTGAGCTTTATGGATGCCTACTCTGGCtacaatcagataccgatgcaTCGACCCGACGAGGCTAAAACAGCATTTATAACGCCAGGAGGAACCTTCTGCTACAAGGTAATGCCGTTCGGCCTAAAAAACGCGGGGGCGACATACCAAAGACTGATGAACAAAATATTTGGTGACCTCATGGGCAAGACGGTGGAGGTTTATGTGGATGACATCCTCGCAAAGACCGCGTGACCCGATGACCTTCTGAATGACCTGAGAAGTGTATTCGCATCTCTCCGACAACACGGCATGAGGCTTAATCCCCTCAAATGtgccttcgccatggaagctGGAAAGTTCCTAGGATTCATGATAACCCAAAGAGGGGTAGAAGCTAACCCGGAGAAATGCCAAGCGGTACTCCAGATGAAGAGCCCGGGTTGTATCAAAGATGTCCAAAGATTGGCAGGGCGACTAACCTCGCTATCCCGTTTTCTCGGAGCTTCGGCAACAAAGGCCCTACCTTTCtttaacctcatgaagaaagggataGCATTCGAATGGATGCCCGCGTGCGAGGAAGCCTTtagacatttcaaggaatcctAGCGGCACCCCCCGTACTCGGAAAGCCAAAGGTCGGAGAACCGCTATACCTATACCTCGCCATAATAGGAGAAGCCCTAGCCGCGGTTCTAGTACGAGAGGAAGGAAGGGCTCAACAGCCGATCTATTTCGTGAGCAGAGCCCTACAAGGGGTGGAACTAAGGTACAGCAAACTGGAAAAGTTAGCTCTGGCACTCTTGACCACTTCGAGAAGGCTAAAACAATACTTCCAAGGCCACCAGATCATCGTAAGGACGGACCAAGGAATTCGGCAAGTACTCCAGAAACCCAATTtggcgggaagaatgatgacATGGTCCATCGAACTCTCCCAATACGACATACGGTACAAGGCTCGACAAGCGATCAAGGCGCAAGCGATGGCGGATTTCCTGGTAGAAGTGACTGGAGAACCAACCGAGGAAACGGGCACACGATGGAGGCTCCATGTGGACAGGGCCTCCAACCAGACGTCCGGGGGCGCCGGAATCATCCTAGAGAGCCCAGTTGGGGTCGTGTACGAGCAGTCGATCAAGTTTGAATTCCCCGTTTCGAACAACCAAGCGGAGTACGAAGCCCTTATAGGAGGCTTAACCCTAGCGACGGAGGTCGGAGCGACAAGGTTGGAAATATGCAGCGATTCGCAGGTCGTCACCTCCCAAGTAAacgggagctaccaagccaggGACTCGCTACTACAAAAGTACTTGGAGAAAGTCAAGGATTTGAGCCGAAAGTTTGAAGAAATCACGATCCACCACGTTCCGAGAGAAAGGAATACACGGGCAGACCTCCTATTGAAGTTGGCCAGCACAAAACCGGGAGAAGGCAACCGATCTCTAATCCAAGGAATGATGAAGGAGCCGGCAGTCACCTTGCACCTCTCGAAGCTAAGCCCCTCATGGTTGGACCCCATCACCGACTTCTTAGAAAACGACAGACTTCCCGACAACGAAAAAGATGCTAAGAAACTAAGAAGGGAAGCAGCCAGGTATGCGATCATCCAGGGTCAATTGTTCAGGAAAGGATTCAACCAGCTCCTGCTGAAATGCCTGCACCCCAACCAAACGGACtacgtcctcagggaagtccaTGAAGGGTGCTGCGGCCATCACATAGGAGGCAAAGCCCTGGCAAGAAAATTAATCCGGGCCGGATACTATTGGCCGTCAATGATGGCTGACTCCAAAGAATTCGTTAGGAAGTGCGTCAAATGCCAAGAAAATGCCAACTTCCACAAAGCACCGGCCCTCCGAACTTAGCTTGCTAACGTCCTCCCGGCCATTCTCACAATGGGGAGTCGACCTCTTAGGGCCCTTCCCGGTTGGCCCCGGACAAGTCAAGTACCTTATAGTCGCTATTGACTACTACACCAAACGGATAGAGGCCGAGCCGCTGGCCAGCATatcttggtgcacgaaattgtgattcattctttttacaactcaaacagtccccggtaatggctccaaataCTTGGTGCttaataccatggtctaaacataatttcacaacttcgcacaactaaccagcaagtgcactgggtcgtccaagtaataaaccttacgcgagtaagggtcgatcccacggagattgttggtatgaagcaagctatggtcaccttgtaaatcttagtcaggcagattcaaatggttatgaatgatatatgaataaagcataaaacaaggatagagatacttatgtaattcattggtgagaatttcagataagcgtatggagatgctttgtcccttccgtctctctgctttcctactatcttcatccaatccttcttactcctttccatggcaagctgtatgttgggcatcaccgttgtcagtggctacaatcccgtcctctcagtgaaaatgttcaacgcaccctttcacggcacggctaatcatctgtcggttctcaatcaggttggaatagaatccattgattcttttgcgtctgtcactaacacccagccttcaggagtttgaagctcgtcacagtcattcaatcattgaatcctactcagaataccacagacaaggtttagacctttcagattctcttgaatgcctctatcaattctagcttataccacgaagattctggttaaggaatccaagagatatccactcaatctaaggtagaacggaggtggttgtcaggcacacgttcatgggtgagaatgatgatgagtgtcacggatcatcacattcatcaagttgaggaacaagtgatatcttagaacaagaacaagctgaattgaatagaggaataatagtaattgcattaatactcgaggtacagcagagctccacaccttaatctatggtgtgtagaaactccaccgttgaaaatacataagaacaaggtctaggcatggccgaatggctggcctcccaatgatctaagatagcataaaactgatcaaagatagctaccccgatgagaatacaatagtaaaaggtcttatatgtagagaactagtagcctagggtttacagaaatgagtaaatgacataaaaatccacttccgggcccacttggtgtgtgcttgggctgagcattgaagctttcatatatagagacttttcttggagttaaacgccagcttttgtgccagtttgggcgtttaactcccattcttgtgccagttctggcgtttaacaccgggcagttttgagcggatttggaacgccggtttgggccatcaaatctcggacaaagtataaactattatatattgctggaaagcccaggatgtctactttccaacgccgttgaaagcgcgccaattgggcttctgtagctccagaaaatctacttcgagtgcagggaggtcagaatccaacagcatttgcagtccttttcagtctctgaatcagatttttgctcaggtccctcaaattcagccagaaaatacctgaaatcacagaaaaacacacaaactcatagtaaagtccaaaaaagtgaattttaactaaaaactaataaaaatatactaaaaactaactaaaacatactaaaaacatactaaaaataatgacaaaaagcgtataaattatccgctcatcacatatcCTCGTCCAATTGCAGGAAATTCATGTGGAGACAGGTGATAACACGATTCGGTATCCCAGAAGCcgtcatctcggacaacggAACACAGTTCACCGACAAGAAATTCACGGAGTTCCTCACCGGCCTGGGCATAAAACAGAAGTTCTCCTCGGTGGAACACCCCCAAACAAACGGACAGGTCGAGTCCGCAAACAAGATCATCCTGCTAGGACTTAAGAAGCGGCTAGACAATAAGaagggtgcttgggccgacgagctCGCCTCGGTCCTCTGGTCCTACCGTACAACCGAGCAATCTTCCACTAAGGAGACCTCCTTTCGGCTAACGTACGGGCTAGATGCGGTAATACCTGTGGAAATCGGGGAACTGAGCCCACGGCTACTGTTGAAGGGAGTAGAGGAAGCTATAGAGAAGGATCtaatagagaactagtagcctagggtttacagaaatgagtaaatgacataaaaatccacttccgggcccacttggtgtgtgcttgggctgagcattgaagctttcatatatagagacttttcttggagttaaacgccagcttttgtgccagtttgggcgtttaactcccattcttgtgccagttctggcgtttaacaccgggcagttttgagcggatttggaacgccggtttgggccatcaaatctcgggcaaagtatggactattatacattgctggaaagcccaggatgtctactttccaacgccgttgaaagcgcgccaattgggcttctgtagctccagaaaatctacttcgagtgcagggaggtcagaatccaacagcatctgtagtccttttcagtctctgaatcagatttttgctcaggtccctcaatttcagccagaaaatacctgaaatcacagaaaaaaacacaaacttgtagtaaagtccaaaaaagtgaattttaactaaaaactaataaaaatatactaaaaactaactaaaacatacaaaaaacatactaaaaataatgccaaaaagcgtataaattatccgctcatcacatatcCTCGTCCAATTGCAGGAAATTCATGTGGAGACAGGTGATAACACGATTCGGTATCCCAGAAGCcgtcatctcggacaacggAACACAGTTCACCGACAAGAAATTCACGGAGTTCCTCACCGGCCTGGGCATAAAATAGAAGTTCTCCTCGGTGGAACACCCCCAAACAAACGGACAGGTCGAGTCCGCAAACAAGATCATCCTGCTAGGACTTAAGAAGCGGCTAGATAATATGAAGGGTGCTTGGGCCGATGAGCTCGCCTCGGTCCTCTGGTCCTACCGTACAACCGAGCAATCTTCCACTAAGGAGACCCCCTTTCGGCTAACGTACGGGCTAGATGCGGTAATACCTGTGAAAATCGGGGAACTGAGCCCGCGGCTACTATTGAAGGGAGTAGAGGAAGCTATAGAGAAGGATCTAATAGACAAAACCAGGGAAACGGCCCACTTGACGAAAACAGCACTAAAACAAAGAATGGCCCTGCGCTACAACGGCAAAGCACTCAAAAGGAAGTTTGAAGcaaacgacctcgtcctaaggcgcAACAACATCGGCTTACCGACCCCGGGAGAAGGCAAACTGGCAGCAAACTGGGAAGGGCCCTACAGAATTAAGGAGGTGATCGGAAAGGGCGCGTACAAATTGGAAAAGCTCAATGAACGCCAATAACTTGAGAAGGTTTTACTCCTAAATCGTTTGCTTTGTAACAACACCTTAATACCTTTGCTACAATGATAAGATTTACTTAATTAAcaatccgacacaaaactcactggcaagtgtaccgggtcgcatcaagtaataataactcacatgagtgaggtcgatcccacagggattgaaggattgagcaattttagtttagtggttgatttagtcaagcgaatcaagtattggttgagagTTTTGTATCCAATAGCAATTAAacaacaggaaatgtaaagggggaagggaagattgcagtaaattaaaggacaggaaaataaaagtgctaaatcttaaagaacaagaaattaaatgactgaaacttaaagtgcaagaaatgtaaattgcggtaacttaaagtgcaagaaatgtaaagtgcttgaatataaaaggggaaTTAAGGATTAGGAATTCAGAATTCCAGCAAGAGAAAGTagattgcaacaattaataaagcagaagatgaattggaagcaactataattcaaacagaaaatgaaatttaatttgcagaagggttcacagaagaaccaaaagtaaattgggatctcaggactccagagactaggtagcaaagcctagatctcaattgccttcccagatccaagctcacaaagcaattaacaagaaattgaagaagaagcagtaaagggaatgtaaatggattcaattatgcagaagagaattaaagagattttgaatggagattgagacagaatttcctcaattcttcacacccaaaactcaaaacaagaaaagtaaaagtgccccagcaagaacgaggaagaagagagatcaattctcctccccaattctctgaaatctcagtgaagtcaccaagagaagttgcaaaattcaaagttcccaagaaagtgcccaattcaaaagtcaagtaaaaggtgaaaagtaaaagtgaaagtaaaaagtcctaattacatcaaactagctcctatttatacactttctattcttggatcttgagatttggatgggcttttgatttggtgaagaaatgaattaaattggatttttaattcaatttttagcCTAAAACAATTTGCTTctaggaggctgccctgcccttgtggagggcagggcagaaaatggtgcatCTGACCCATGGTGCGTGCGTGTGGTGCGTTGGTGcatgcaggatgctgccctgccctcgcggagggcagggcagaacttTTTGGTGCACCAGATTGGTGCCtatgcgtgctgctggtgctgccgagccttcccttggtgcgccagaatggtgcgctggctgtgcaccacaaaatgctgccctgccctcgcggagggcagggcagtgtttccaaaagtgaagttccaagttcgaaacttggtggatgcacacgctacttcttttccttggttttcttggcaccaaattaaggcttagtttcttgtttcctcatggtgccgtgttcgatccttgtggcaagcaatgGTGAGCTTTTTCTTTGGATTTATTCCTTTGttgagcccgatattgcccttgaggagggcagggcagtgtttttgttccctttgatccatggcatcaatttgtgctctgcccttgtcgtgggcagggtaGTGTTGCCTTTCAAgccttgttcccttatgttgccctcctagagggcagtgtgcccttgtggagggcaatgcttgcttcctccatttatgcgccacgcctttttctccttgggccacgctttcttaagccacgctttccttttttctttttttcttcacctacaataaaccaaaacaaccactcaaagtatcaccaaattcataagacttataaatcaattaaaattcaattaaattcagcttaaacctcatgagttaacattaatttcatggtggttgtttgatttaaagaagttatgtattttcactccaaatcacttacttaggatgcaagaaagtgcataaatgctaataaaacaagtgaaattagcttgaaaaatgggtatatgatgaccagtcatcacaacaccaaacttaaatcttgcttgtccccaatcaagcatcaaaactaagagaaaatgaaatgaacaagaaaagacaacatatccttattaggcaaaTAGCAGAATGTGATTCATGgggtttttatgcagacaatgataactcaattattgttgctgttacataatacatCTTTCCAttaaaggcttgctaaacttgctgttataaggtttattctttctttgctcccttgctaacttttcttttctcataatgcttaacaagcttattcttttggaggtttggtgtctaatgttgcagtagtagcctttggctttattttttctttcttttactcaacatctttccaccacagacacatggctcactaattcttcctaggatcattgatgcccagcatctctttggataactaaatgttctgtagctaagttgctctttattgtggactttcaattggccatcccaaatcagttgatctaagtgaccgggttttaaaataccccttagaatttactcatccaagcatatcttagtacaagaacaccacaggcatatgtcctagggtccaagctattggtgtccaacctttatttttttgcttttcttgccactttggctttttcttcttccttttctttctgtttttgttctcaagggctttttctttattgGTAAGGGTCTtgataacagcaagctaactcacacttgaatgagaatgagattatgcaacaattatttcatgagttatgcatttaatcaaacatatataccaccattaacttccattctaactc
The Arachis stenosperma cultivar V10309 chromosome 7, arast.V10309.gnm1.PFL2, whole genome shotgun sequence genome window above contains:
- the LOC130939798 gene encoding uncharacterized protein LOC130939798; translation: MRLNPLKCAFAMEAGKFLGFMITQRGVEANPEKCQAPKVGEPLYLYLAIIGEALAAVLVREEGRAQQPIYFVSRALQGVELRYSKLEKLALALLTTSRRLKQYFQGHQIIVRTDQGIRQVLQKPNLAGRMMTWSIELSQYDIRYKARQAIKAQAMADFLVEVTGEPTEETGTRWRLHVDRASNQTSGGAGIILESPVGVVYEQSIKFEFPVSNNQAEYEALIGGLTLATEVGATRLEICSDSQVVTSQVNGSYQARDSLLQKYLEKVKDLSRKFEEITIHHVPRERNTRADLLLKLASTKPGEGNRSLIQGMMKEPAVTLHLSKLSPSWLDPITDFLENDRLPDNEKDAKKLRREAARYAIIQGQLFRKGFNQLLLKCLHPNQTDYVLREVHEGCCGHHIGGKALARKLIRAGYYWPSMMADSKEFVRKCVKCQENANFHKAPALRT
- the LOC130939799 gene encoding uncharacterized protein LOC130939799, giving the protein MWRQVITRFGIPEAVISDNGTQFTDKKFTEFLTGLGIKQKFSSVEHPQTNGQVESANKIILLGLKKRLDNKKGAWADELASVLWSYRTTEQSSTKETSFRLTYGLDAVIPVEIGELSPRLLLKGVEEAIEKDLIEN